One part of the Alistipes onderdonkii genome encodes these proteins:
- a CDS encoding malic enzyme-like NAD(P)-binding protein gives MRKGKMDQEALRYHSEGRPGKIAVVPTKPYHTQHDLSLAYSPGVAAPCREIEANPEEVYRYTNKGNLVAVISNGTAVLGLGNIGALAGKPVMEGKSMLFKTFADIDAFDIEVDETDPEAFIRTVKAIAPTFGGINLEDIKAPECFEIDRRLSEELDIPVMHDDQHGTAVISTAAMLNAVKIAGKTLDKLRVVVNGAGAAAIACARLFIAVGVRRENMVFCDSRGVVTTYRTDINEIKREFATTRRITTLAEALHDADLFLGVSTADVLTPEMLRTMSTDPIVMALANPDPEIAYDKAVVSRPDIIFATGRSDYPNQVNNVLGFPYIFRGALDVRATKINEAMKLAAAHALAELAQEPVPTMVLRAYALEKLEFGRDYLIPKPFDPRLLCTVAPAVARAAIESGVARQPIADWDAYIEKLRTLTEV, from the coding sequence ATGAGAAAAGGTAAAATGGATCAGGAGGCTCTGCGCTATCACAGCGAAGGCCGCCCAGGGAAAATCGCGGTCGTACCGACGAAGCCCTATCACACGCAGCACGACCTGTCGCTGGCCTATTCGCCCGGCGTCGCAGCACCGTGCCGCGAAATCGAAGCTAACCCCGAAGAGGTTTACCGTTACACGAACAAAGGCAATCTGGTAGCAGTCATTTCGAACGGCACGGCCGTTTTGGGACTGGGCAATATCGGAGCTCTGGCAGGCAAGCCCGTCATGGAAGGTAAAAGCATGCTCTTCAAGACTTTCGCCGACATCGACGCTTTCGACATCGAAGTCGACGAAACCGATCCCGAGGCATTCATCCGCACGGTGAAGGCGATAGCCCCGACGTTCGGGGGCATCAACCTCGAGGACATCAAGGCGCCCGAATGCTTCGAGATCGACCGCCGGCTGAGCGAGGAACTGGACATCCCGGTGATGCACGACGACCAGCACGGCACGGCCGTCATCTCGACCGCCGCAATGCTCAATGCCGTAAAGATCGCCGGCAAGACACTCGACAAACTCCGCGTGGTGGTCAACGGCGCCGGGGCGGCTGCCATCGCCTGCGCACGGCTGTTCATCGCCGTAGGCGTCCGCCGCGAGAACATGGTCTTCTGCGACAGCCGCGGCGTGGTCACGACTTACCGTACGGACATCAACGAGATAAAACGCGAATTCGCGACCACGCGCCGCATCACCACGCTGGCCGAGGCGCTGCACGACGCCGACCTCTTTCTCGGGGTCTCGACAGCCGACGTGCTGACGCCCGAAATGCTACGCACGATGTCGACCGACCCGATCGTCATGGCGCTCGCCAACCCCGACCCCGAGATCGCCTACGACAAAGCCGTCGTATCGCGTCCGGACATCATCTTCGCCACGGGGCGCTCGGACTACCCCAACCAGGTCAACAACGTGCTGGGGTTCCCCTACATCTTCCGCGGGGCGCTCGATGTCCGGGCCACGAAGATCAACGAAGCGATGAAACTCGCCGCGGCACATGCGCTCGCCGAGCTGGCCCAGGAACCGGTGCCGACAATGGTGCTGCGGGCCTATGCGCTCGAAAAACTCGAATTCGGACGCGACTACCTGATTCCCAAGCCGTTCGACCCGAGGCTGCTATGTACCGTAGCGCCCGCCGTGGCACGCGCCGCGATCGAATCGGGCGTCGCACGACAGCCCATCGCCGATTGGGACGCCTATATCGAAAAACTCCGGACGCTGACCGAGGTATAG
- the aroB gene encoding 3-dehydroquinate synthase, with translation MEPTFNVRQQSGIYIGPTSDILPGVLPEGRVVVVSDATIDRLYHPMLAPYDTVLIGLGESIKTLQTVESIYRRFIELGVDRSTFVLGIGGGIVTDVTGFAAATYMRGLDFGFVSTTLLGQVDASVGGKNGVNVDGYKNMAGTFSQPRFVVCDPGMLRTLSDREFRAGLAEVVKAAVIADAGLFARIEATTFDALRSDTDLLTDAVSASIRVKADIVERDERESGDRRKLNLGHTLAHAIEKCTNRLNHGEAVAVGTALIADASVKLGVLAAEDRDRIAGVLKKLGFDLTPPVDVKRLLKEVDKDKKNEDGMLRVVVPVGIGDCDVRRMSHDEFAALFA, from the coding sequence ATGGAACCCACCTTCAACGTCCGGCAGCAGAGCGGGATTTATATCGGGCCCACGTCCGACATCCTGCCGGGAGTACTGCCCGAGGGACGCGTGGTCGTCGTATCCGACGCCACGATAGACCGGCTCTACCACCCGATGCTGGCTCCTTACGATACGGTGCTGATCGGCCTCGGGGAGAGTATAAAGACCCTGCAAACCGTCGAATCGATCTACCGCCGCTTCATCGAACTGGGCGTCGACCGGTCGACTTTCGTGCTGGGGATCGGGGGCGGTATCGTGACCGACGTGACGGGTTTCGCCGCCGCGACCTACATGCGCGGCCTCGATTTCGGCTTCGTCTCGACGACCCTGCTGGGGCAGGTCGACGCCAGCGTGGGCGGCAAGAACGGCGTGAATGTCGACGGATACAAGAATATGGCGGGGACGTTTTCGCAGCCCCGGTTCGTGGTCTGCGACCCCGGGATGCTGCGCACGCTCTCCGACAGGGAGTTCCGCGCCGGGCTGGCCGAAGTCGTCAAGGCGGCCGTCATCGCCGATGCCGGCCTTTTCGCGCGGATCGAAGCCACGACTTTCGACGCCCTGCGTTCCGACACCGACCTGCTTACGGATGCCGTTTCGGCGTCGATCCGCGTGAAGGCCGACATTGTCGAACGCGACGAGCGCGAGTCGGGCGACCGCCGCAAGCTCAACCTCGGGCATACGCTGGCGCACGCCATCGAGAAATGTACCAACCGTCTGAACCACGGCGAGGCCGTGGCGGTGGGCACGGCGCTGATCGCCGATGCCTCGGTGAAGCTCGGCGTACTGGCGGCGGAAGACCGCGACCGGATCGCCGGGGTGCTGAAAAAACTGGGGTTCGACCTCACGCCGCCCGTCGATGTGAAACGGCTGCTCAAGGAGGTGGACAAGGACAAGAAGAACGAAGACGGTATGCTGCGTGTCGTGGTGCCGGTAGGCATCGGCGACTGCGACGTGCGCCGGATGTCGCACGACGAGTTTGCGGCGCTGTTTGCGTGA
- the typA gene encoding translational GTPase TypA, whose translation MQKLRNIAIIAHVDHGKTTLVDKMILAGNILRDNAKQTGELILDNNDLERERGITILSKNVSVIYKDYKINIIDTPGHADFGGEVERVLNMCDGVLLLVDAFEGTMPQTRFVLQKALALGKKPIVVINKVDKPNCRPEVVNEQVFDLMFTLDATEEQLDYKTIYGSAKQGWMSHKWNEPTDSLVPLLDAIIDEIPEPAVVEGTPQMLITSLEYSSYTGRIAVGKVTRGSLRAGQNVTLAKRDGATMQKTRIKDLMVFEGLGKKKVDEVPCGEICAILGIEGFEIGDTICDYENPEPLPPIAIDEPTMSMLFTINNSPFFGKDGKYVTSRHIKERLDRELEKNLALRVTPGPSADSFNVFGRGVLHLSVLIETMRREGYELQVGQPRVIVKEIDGKKCEPVEELTVDCPETCSGTVIELATKRKGTLRNMTSNGDRVRLEFDIPSRGIIGLRSNMLTATAGEAIMTHRLKDFEPWVGEIEMRTNGSIISGETGTAFAYSIDKLQDRGRFFINPMDQVYEGQVIGEHTRQNDITVNVTKAKQLTNMRASGSDDKTSIAPPKVFTLEEALEYIQADEYVEVTPHAMRLRKILLHEVDRKRASK comes from the coding sequence ATGCAAAAACTACGCAATATTGCAATTATTGCACACGTGGATCACGGCAAAACCACGCTCGTAGACAAGATGATCCTGGCCGGCAACATCCTGCGCGACAACGCCAAGCAAACCGGCGAGCTGATCCTCGACAACAACGACCTCGAACGCGAACGCGGTATCACGATCCTCTCGAAGAACGTCTCGGTAATTTACAAGGATTATAAAATCAACATCATCGACACCCCGGGCCACGCCGACTTCGGCGGCGAGGTCGAGCGCGTGCTGAACATGTGCGACGGCGTACTGCTGCTGGTCGACGCCTTCGAAGGCACCATGCCCCAGACCCGGTTCGTGCTGCAGAAGGCGCTGGCGCTGGGCAAGAAGCCCATCGTGGTGATCAACAAGGTCGACAAGCCCAACTGCCGTCCCGAAGTGGTCAACGAGCAGGTTTTCGACCTGATGTTCACGCTCGACGCCACCGAGGAGCAGCTCGACTACAAGACCATCTACGGCTCGGCCAAACAGGGCTGGATGTCGCACAAATGGAACGAGCCGACCGACTCGCTCGTCCCGCTGCTGGACGCCATCATCGACGAGATACCCGAACCGGCCGTGGTAGAAGGCACGCCCCAGATGCTCATCACCTCGCTCGAATACTCCTCCTACACGGGCCGTATCGCCGTGGGCAAGGTGACGCGCGGCTCGCTCAGGGCGGGACAGAACGTCACGCTGGCCAAGCGCGACGGTGCAACGATGCAGAAGACCAGGATCAAAGACCTGATGGTCTTCGAAGGTCTCGGCAAAAAGAAGGTCGACGAAGTGCCGTGCGGCGAGATTTGCGCCATCCTGGGCATCGAAGGGTTCGAGATCGGCGACACGATATGCGACTACGAGAACCCCGAACCGCTGCCCCCCATCGCCATCGACGAACCGACGATGTCGATGCTCTTCACGATCAACAACTCGCCGTTTTTCGGCAAGGACGGCAAATACGTCACCTCGCGCCACATCAAGGAGCGCCTAGACCGCGAACTGGAGAAAAACCTCGCGCTGCGCGTGACGCCCGGCCCTTCGGCCGACAGTTTCAACGTATTCGGCCGCGGCGTGCTGCACCTTTCGGTGCTGATCGAGACCATGCGCCGCGAAGGATACGAATTGCAGGTCGGACAGCCCCGCGTGATCGTCAAGGAGATCGACGGCAAGAAATGCGAACCGGTCGAGGAACTGACCGTCGACTGCCCCGAAACCTGCTCGGGCACGGTGATCGAACTGGCCACCAAGCGCAAAGGCACGCTCAGGAACATGACGTCGAACGGCGACCGCGTGCGGCTGGAGTTCGACATCCCCTCGCGCGGCATTATCGGCCTGAGGTCGAACATGCTGACGGCAACGGCCGGCGAGGCGATCATGACGCATCGCCTGAAGGATTTCGAACCGTGGGTCGGCGAAATCGAGATGCGCACCAACGGCTCGATCATCTCGGGCGAGACCGGCACGGCCTTCGCCTACTCGATCGACAAGCTGCAGGATCGCGGACGCTTCTTCATCAACCCGATGGATCAGGTCTACGAGGGGCAGGTGATCGGCGAGCACACGCGCCAGAACGACATCACGGTCAACGTCACCAAGGCCAAGCAGCTCACCAACATGCGCGCTTCGGGGTCGGATGACAAGACCTCGATCGCCCCGCCGAAGGTCTTTACGCTCGAAGAGGCATTGGAATACATCCAGGCGGACGAATACGTCGAGGTTACGCCCCACGCCATGCGCCTGCGCAAGATATTGCTGCACGAGGTAGACCGCAAACGCGCTTCGAAGTAA
- a CDS encoding DUF4377 domain-containing protein, which yields MKRYILTLLLAAFACTACDKDDEYEIREWTVASQLGIAHGPHTLQPVLLVKANDDTSWRALYGGIEGFEYQPGYEYRLRIKAEQLPDTPQDGSSIRYTLLEQISKAPATSVIPERFFPAFTMEVAPQPMNYRGQRFLSVRFPESGLNEWQPWPFRIEGFEYEPGYVYRLRIGTSVVPAPDSPAGYYSVRYSMLDMDRQPAED from the coding sequence ATGAAAAGATATATACTGACACTCCTGCTGGCGGCCTTCGCATGCACGGCATGCGATAAAGACGACGAATATGAAATTCGCGAATGGACGGTCGCCTCGCAACTGGGAATCGCCCACGGGCCGCATACGCTGCAACCCGTGCTGCTGGTCAAGGCCAACGACGACACGTCGTGGCGCGCACTTTACGGCGGCATCGAAGGGTTCGAATACCAGCCGGGCTACGAATACCGGCTCCGCATAAAGGCCGAACAACTGCCCGACACGCCCCAGGACGGCTCTTCGATCCGCTACACCCTGCTAGAGCAAATTTCAAAAGCCCCGGCGACCTCGGTCATCCCCGAGCGGTTCTTCCCGGCTTTCACGATGGAGGTCGCTCCGCAGCCGATGAATTACCGGGGACAGCGGTTTCTGAGCGTACGGTTCCCCGAGTCCGGGCTGAACGAATGGCAGCCGTGGCCGTTCCGCATCGAAGGGTTCGAATACGAACCGGGATACGTCTACCGGCTCCGCATCGGGACTTCGGTCGTCCCGGCACCGGACAGCCCCGCGGGCTATTACTCCGTTCGCTACTCGATGCTCGACATGGACAGGCAGCCCGCAGAGGACTAA
- a CDS encoding YbaN family protein, with amino-acid sequence MKILLVVLGCISCVLGIVGIFVPLLPTTPFLLLSAAFWVRSSPRLYGWLLEHPCFGEYVRNFRENRAIPLRAKIISLTLMWGTMLYCIFALLTAWWWAQAALLAVAIGVTWHILSFATLKKGVLVQEDPEGE; translated from the coding sequence ATGAAAATTCTTCTCGTCGTATTGGGATGCATCTCGTGCGTGCTGGGCATCGTCGGCATATTCGTCCCCCTGCTGCCTACCACGCCGTTCCTGTTGCTATCGGCGGCCTTTTGGGTGCGTTCTTCGCCCCGGCTTTACGGCTGGCTGCTCGAACACCCCTGTTTCGGCGAGTATGTACGGAACTTCCGCGAAAATCGCGCCATACCGCTCCGTGCCAAGATCATTTCCCTGACGCTCATGTGGGGGACGATGCTTTACTGCATTTTCGCGCTGCTTACCGCCTGGTGGTGGGCGCAGGCGGCCCTGCTTGCCGTCGCCATTGGCGTGACGTGGCATATCCTTTCGTTCGCCACCCTGAAAAAGGGGGTGCTGGTGCAGGAAGACCCCGAAGGGGAATAA
- a CDS encoding RpiB/LacA/LacB family sugar-phosphate isomerase, whose translation MIKIGIASDHAGYEMKEFLVGYLDAMGYEVLDFGTHSPDSVDYADFAHPLAEAIENGELERGIALCGSGEGMTMTLNKHQGIRAGLAWEPEIASLIRRHNNANIIVFPARFITNDEAVAMLDAYFAAQFEGGRHEHRIEKMAIPCGAAGDAAK comes from the coding sequence ATGATTAAAATAGGTATTGCCAGCGACCACGCAGGCTATGAAATGAAAGAATTTCTGGTAGGTTACCTCGACGCCATGGGTTACGAGGTGCTCGATTTCGGTACGCATTCGCCCGACAGCGTCGACTATGCAGACTTCGCGCATCCGCTGGCCGAGGCGATCGAAAACGGCGAACTCGAACGCGGCATCGCCCTCTGCGGCTCGGGCGAAGGGATGACGATGACCCTCAACAAGCACCAGGGCATCCGCGCCGGCCTGGCCTGGGAGCCCGAAATCGCGTCGCTCATCCGCCGCCACAACAATGCCAACATCATCGTCTTCCCGGCGCGTTTTATCACCAACGACGAAGCCGTGGCGATGCTCGACGCCTATTTCGCAGCCCAGTTCGAAGGCGGACGCCACGAACACCGCATCGAAAAGATGGCGATCCCCTGCGGCGCAGCCGGGGATGCGGCAAAATAA
- a CDS encoding DUF3667 domain-containing protein: MPKHQLCRNCGHEIDHNYCPACGQRTTTDRLTWASLVDSVSSTFIGDEAYGLRGINMRKGAVMTWLAILIHPYVSVSEFILGHRRKYFNPVAILLMLSTFYAVVFALVGKEFTPTARADSPLFRWLICSYYDYATLHPAANMLLMLPFYALAMKTVFRRRSDLKYVEYLYIGIFLSVFEITLMILALPAELFIPWYSSFYMQMLPVFIYTGFVFRKLFGLKKKGAVLRTLLANGLQYVYAFFAALGLLTLSLGIYYLVAPEKFKEELNIRNRDARTEQVEGSQQGEGALNDILNGFLDGLLHEDEADKSSGKDGEDTAGTRDEPQKDVPENRPETEKTAAAGDNPPAGNTAGRQGGGKTLPGK, from the coding sequence ATGCCCAAACACCAACTCTGCCGCAACTGCGGCCACGAAATCGACCACAACTACTGTCCGGCATGCGGACAACGCACGACGACCGACCGGCTGACCTGGGCGTCGCTGGTGGACAGCGTCTCTTCGACCTTCATCGGCGACGAAGCGTACGGCCTGCGGGGCATCAACATGCGCAAGGGCGCCGTGATGACATGGCTGGCGATCCTGATACACCCCTACGTTTCGGTCTCGGAGTTCATCCTGGGGCACCGCCGCAAATATTTCAACCCGGTGGCGATCCTGCTCATGCTCTCGACCTTCTACGCCGTCGTGTTCGCCCTCGTGGGCAAGGAGTTCACCCCTACGGCCCGGGCCGACTCCCCCCTGTTCCGGTGGCTTATCTGCTCCTACTACGACTACGCCACGCTGCACCCCGCGGCCAACATGCTGCTGATGCTGCCGTTCTATGCACTGGCGATGAAAACCGTGTTCCGCAGGCGCTCCGACCTCAAATATGTGGAATACCTCTACATCGGCATCTTCCTGTCGGTGTTCGAAATCACGCTGATGATCCTCGCGCTGCCCGCCGAACTGTTCATCCCGTGGTACAGTTCCTTCTACATGCAGATGCTGCCCGTTTTCATTTATACGGGATTCGTATTCCGGAAACTGTTCGGGCTGAAGAAGAAAGGCGCCGTCCTGCGCACGCTGCTGGCGAACGGACTGCAATATGTCTATGCATTTTTCGCAGCCCTGGGCTTGTTGACGCTGTCGCTGGGCATCTATTATCTGGTCGCCCCCGAAAAATTCAAGGAGGAGCTCAATATCCGCAACAGGGACGCCAGGACAGAACAGGTCGAAGGGTCGCAGCAGGGAGAAGGCGCGCTGAACGACATCCTGAACGGATTCTTGGACGGACTCCTCCATGAGGACGAAGCGGATAAAAGCTCCGGAAAGGACGGGGAGGACACCGCAGGCACAAGAGATGAACCACAAAAAGATGTCCCGGAAAACAGACCGGAAACGGAAAAAACCGCAGCAGCAGGGGACAATCCCCCTGCGGGAAACACCGCAGGTCGTCAGGGCGGCGGGAAGACCTTGCCTGGAAAGTAA
- the ispE gene encoding 4-(cytidine 5'-diphospho)-2-C-methyl-D-erythritol kinase — translation MILHANCKINLGLDVLRRREDGYHELSTVMFPVRGLYDVVGVTRTAVPGVRFLSEGLAVDCTPGENICVKAFQLMRERYGVDGVEIRLDKRVPFGAGLGGGSSDGTAVLLALDGLFGLRLSEAELIDLAAGLGSDTAFFVRNTPQLCTGRGEIMEPYPLCLAGMTLVVVKPDVGVSTREAYAGVRPHVPEVPLAERLRRPVVEWQGLVTNDFEPHIFAAHPAIREARDSLLAAGAVYASMSGSGSAVFGLFDDAQKAGNLRLQTPFVYTL, via the coding sequence ATGATCTTGCATGCAAACTGCAAAATAAATCTGGGGCTGGATGTCCTGCGCCGCCGTGAGGACGGCTACCACGAGTTGTCGACCGTGATGTTCCCCGTGCGGGGACTGTACGACGTGGTCGGGGTGACGCGCACGGCCGTGCCCGGCGTGCGGTTCCTCTCCGAAGGGCTGGCGGTGGATTGCACCCCCGGGGAGAATATCTGCGTCAAGGCTTTCCAGCTGATGCGGGAACGCTACGGCGTGGACGGCGTGGAGATACGCCTCGACAAGCGGGTGCCTTTCGGTGCCGGACTCGGGGGCGGTTCGTCCGACGGCACCGCCGTACTGCTGGCGCTCGACGGGCTTTTCGGCCTGCGGCTCTCGGAGGCGGAGCTGATCGACCTTGCCGCCGGATTGGGTAGCGACACGGCTTTTTTCGTGCGCAATACCCCGCAGCTTTGCACCGGGAGGGGCGAGATCATGGAGCCTTACCCGCTCTGCCTGGCGGGAATGACGCTCGTTGTCGTAAAACCCGACGTGGGCGTTTCGACGCGCGAGGCTTACGCAGGGGTACGTCCGCATGTGCCCGAAGTGCCCCTCGCGGAGCGCTTGCGGCGGCCTGTGGTGGAGTGGCAGGGTTTGGTGACCAACGATTTCGAACCGCATATCTTCGCGGCGCATCCTGCCATCCGCGAAGCCCGTGACAGCCTGCTTGCGGCCGGAGCGGTCTATGCCTCGATGTCGGGCAGCGGCTCGGCCGTGTTCGGACTTTTCGACGATGCGCAAAAAGCAGGGAACCTGCGGCTGCAGACCCCCTTTGTCTATACGTTGTAG
- a CDS encoding GSCFA domain-containing protein, translating to MKFRTEIDIAPLGVKIGYGNRILALGSCFAEHIAGRLAEARFRIVTNPTGILFNPLSIAAALRSYADEAPVQHSELDFDGELWFHYGFHGSLSAASPDEALAAMNAARKAGAEALRRADRVLLTLGTAWVYEHNGQVVANCHRQPATEFVRRRLGVAEITGAFSALLAGPLAGKEVILTVSPVRHLGDGLEGNAVSKATLRLAAEELAAAHAAVHYFPAYEVLNDDLRDYRFYADDLVHPSAQAIQYVWEKFIPAVLSDEARRLLHDVRHIVVAAAHRPRNPRSEAYREFCRRRIGEIAALPQVDFQAEEEYFRRCIEINS from the coding sequence ATGAAATTCCGCACCGAAATCGACATTGCGCCCCTCGGGGTGAAAATCGGATACGGGAACCGCATCCTGGCCCTCGGTTCCTGCTTCGCCGAACACATCGCGGGACGGCTCGCCGAAGCCCGGTTCCGCATCGTCACAAACCCCACGGGCATCCTGTTCAACCCCCTCTCCATCGCCGCCGCGCTGCGCAGCTATGCGGACGAGGCGCCCGTACAGCATTCCGAGCTGGACTTCGACGGCGAACTGTGGTTCCACTACGGGTTCCACGGCTCTCTCTCGGCCGCGTCGCCCGACGAGGCGCTGGCTGCGATGAACGCCGCCCGCAAGGCAGGCGCCGAAGCCCTGCGCCGTGCCGACCGGGTATTGCTGACCCTGGGCACGGCATGGGTCTACGAACACAACGGGCAGGTGGTGGCCAACTGCCACCGGCAGCCCGCGACCGAATTCGTACGGCGCAGGCTGGGCGTCGCGGAGATCACCGGGGCATTTTCAGCCCTGCTCGCCGGGCCGCTCGCCGGGAAAGAGGTCATCCTCACGGTCAGCCCCGTACGGCACCTCGGCGACGGGCTGGAGGGCAACGCCGTAAGCAAGGCCACGCTCCGCCTGGCGGCCGAAGAGCTGGCCGCGGCGCACGCCGCCGTCCACTACTTCCCGGCCTACGAAGTGCTCAACGACGACCTGCGCGACTACCGTTTCTACGCCGACGACCTGGTGCACCCCTCGGCGCAGGCCATACAATACGTCTGGGAAAAATTCATCCCCGCAGTGCTCTCGGACGAGGCACGACGCCTGCTCCACGACGTGCGGCACATCGTCGTCGCGGCGGCGCACCGTCCCCGCAACCCCCGCAGCGAGGCCTACCGGGAGTTCTGCCGCCGCAGGATAGGCGAGATCGCGGCACTGCCGCAGGTCGATTTTCAGGCCGAGGAGGAATATTTCCGCAGATGTATCGAAATAAATTCGTAA